A genomic window from Zalophus californianus isolate mZalCal1 chromosome 13, mZalCal1.pri.v2, whole genome shotgun sequence includes:
- the ENTR1 gene encoding endosome-associated-trafficking regulator 1 isoform X1, with the protein MAGFARRPGVPPLSRARSLVIPDAAPAFYERRSWLPQLDCERPRGGGLDPHLFGIRPTFMCYVPSPVLASVGDTDFGYGKGKCTKQGLPGAQETHFGDDKLEDLAEANPFSFKEFLKTKNLSLSGDDTANDRIYSKEATRHSLGLGRNSPTSQTMGYGLEYQQPFFEDPTGAGDLLDEDTDEGEDGGWDGAYLPSAVEQTRSSGVAASTSPCSTYVSFFSAASEPVAPKTLPPWTRSDSDSRASPVGSPGTDFAAHGESLGDRHLRTLQISYEALKDENCKLRRKLTEVQSFSETQTEMVRTLERKLEAKMIKEESDYHDLESVVQQVEQNLELMTKRAVKAENHVMKLKQEISLLQAQVSNFKRENEALRSGQGASLTVVKQNTDVALQNLRVVMNNAHSSIKQLVSGAETLNLVAEILKSIDRISEIKDEEES; encoded by the exons ATGGCGGGCTTTGCGCGCCGCCCGGGCGTCCCCCCGCTGTCGCGAGCCCGGAGCCTCGTCATTCCGGACG CAGCTCCGGCGTTCTATGAGCGCCGCTCCTGGCTCCCCCAGCTAGACTGTGAGCGCCCCCGTGGCGGGGGCCTGGACCCCCACCTCTTCGGCATTCGGCCGACGTTTATGTGCTATGTGCCCAGCCCGGTGCTAGCTTCCGTGGGAGACACAG ATTTTGGCTACGGAAAGGGGAAGTGTACTAAGCAAGGTCTGCCAGGAGcccaagagacacattttggag ATGATAAACTTGAAGATCTTGCAGAGGCCAATCCATTCTCCTTTAAAGAGTTTCTGAAAACCAAGAACCTCAGCCTGTCAGGAGACGATACAGCCAACGACAGGATTTATTCAAAG GAAGCCACGAGACACTCACTGGGGCTTGGCCGCAACTCCCCGACCTCCCAGACCATGGGGTATGGCTTAGAATATCAGCAGCCGTTTTTTGAAGACCCTACGGGGGCTGGTGATCTTCTGGACGAGGACACAGACGAGGGTGAGGACGGCGGCTGGGACGGGGCGTACCTGCCCTCCGCTGTGGAGCAGACCCGCTCCTCCGGGGTCGCCGCCAGCACATCACCCTGCAGCACGTACGTCTCCTTCTTCTCTGCTGCGTCGGAGCCGGTGGCGCCCAAGACACTGCCCCCGTGGACACGGAGCGACTCTGACTCTCGTGCCTCTCCGGTGGGGAGCCCCGGCACAGACTTCGCAGCCCACGGAGAGTCTCTGGGAGACAGGCACTTGCGGACACTGCAGATAAGCTACGAAGCA ctaaaagatgaaaattgtaagcTGAGAAGAAAGCTGACTGAGGTTCAGAGCTTCTCTGAGACTCAAACAGAAAT GGTGAGGACATTGGAGCGGAAGCTGGAAGCCAAAATGATCAAGGAGGAAAGTGACTACCACGATCTGGAGTCAGTGGTGCAGCAGGTGGAGCAGAACCTGGAGCTGATGACG aAACGGGCTGTGAAGGCAGAAAACCATGTCATGAAGCTGAAACAGGAGATCAGCTTGCTCCAG GCACAGGTCTCTAACTTCAAGCGTGAGAATGAAGCCTTGCGGTCTGGCCAGGGCGCCAGCCTGACGGTGGTGAAGCAGAACACCGACGTGGCCTTGCAGAACCTCCGCGTCGTCATGAACAATGCCCACTCCTCAATAAA GCAGCTGGTTTCTGGAGCTGAAACGTTGAATCTTGTTGCTGAAATCCTTAAATCTATAGACAGAATTTCTGAAATTAAAGATGAGGAGGAGTCTTGA
- the ENTR1 gene encoding endosome-associated-trafficking regulator 1 isoform X4, producing the protein MAGFARRPGVPPLSRARSLVIPDAPAFYERRSWLPQLDCERPRGGGLDPHLFGIRPTFMCYVPSPVLASVGDTDDKLEDLAEANPFSFKEFLKTKNLSLSGDDTANDRIYSKEATRHSLGLGRNSPTSQTMGYGLEYQQPFFEDPTGAGDLLDEDTDEGEDGGWDGAYLPSAVEQTRSSGVAASTSPCSTYVSFFSAASEPVAPKTLPPWTRSDSDSRASPVGSPGTDFAAHGESLGDRHLRTLQISYEALKDENCKLRRKLTEVQSFSETQTEMVRTLERKLEAKMIKEESDYHDLESVVQQVEQNLELMTKRAVKAENHVMKLKQEISLLQAQVSNFKRENEALRSGQGASLTVVKQNTDVALQNLRVVMNNAHSSIKQLVSGAETLNLVAEILKSIDRISEIKDEEES; encoded by the exons ATGGCGGGCTTTGCGCGCCGCCCGGGCGTCCCCCCGCTGTCGCGAGCCCGGAGCCTCGTCATTCCGGACG CTCCGGCGTTCTATGAGCGCCGCTCCTGGCTCCCCCAGCTAGACTGTGAGCGCCCCCGTGGCGGGGGCCTGGACCCCCACCTCTTCGGCATTCGGCCGACGTTTATGTGCTATGTGCCCAGCCCGGTGCTAGCTTCCGTGGGAGACACAG ATGATAAACTTGAAGATCTTGCAGAGGCCAATCCATTCTCCTTTAAAGAGTTTCTGAAAACCAAGAACCTCAGCCTGTCAGGAGACGATACAGCCAACGACAGGATTTATTCAAAG GAAGCCACGAGACACTCACTGGGGCTTGGCCGCAACTCCCCGACCTCCCAGACCATGGGGTATGGCTTAGAATATCAGCAGCCGTTTTTTGAAGACCCTACGGGGGCTGGTGATCTTCTGGACGAGGACACAGACGAGGGTGAGGACGGCGGCTGGGACGGGGCGTACCTGCCCTCCGCTGTGGAGCAGACCCGCTCCTCCGGGGTCGCCGCCAGCACATCACCCTGCAGCACGTACGTCTCCTTCTTCTCTGCTGCGTCGGAGCCGGTGGCGCCCAAGACACTGCCCCCGTGGACACGGAGCGACTCTGACTCTCGTGCCTCTCCGGTGGGGAGCCCCGGCACAGACTTCGCAGCCCACGGAGAGTCTCTGGGAGACAGGCACTTGCGGACACTGCAGATAAGCTACGAAGCA ctaaaagatgaaaattgtaagcTGAGAAGAAAGCTGACTGAGGTTCAGAGCTTCTCTGAGACTCAAACAGAAAT GGTGAGGACATTGGAGCGGAAGCTGGAAGCCAAAATGATCAAGGAGGAAAGTGACTACCACGATCTGGAGTCAGTGGTGCAGCAGGTGGAGCAGAACCTGGAGCTGATGACG aAACGGGCTGTGAAGGCAGAAAACCATGTCATGAAGCTGAAACAGGAGATCAGCTTGCTCCAG GCACAGGTCTCTAACTTCAAGCGTGAGAATGAAGCCTTGCGGTCTGGCCAGGGCGCCAGCCTGACGGTGGTGAAGCAGAACACCGACGTGGCCTTGCAGAACCTCCGCGTCGTCATGAACAATGCCCACTCCTCAATAAA GCAGCTGGTTTCTGGAGCTGAAACGTTGAATCTTGTTGCTGAAATCCTTAAATCTATAGACAGAATTTCTGAAATTAAAGATGAGGAGGAGTCTTGA
- the ENTR1 gene encoding endosome-associated-trafficking regulator 1 isoform X2, which translates to MAGFARRPGVPPLSRARSLVIPDAPAFYERRSWLPQLDCERPRGGGLDPHLFGIRPTFMCYVPSPVLASVGDTDFGYGKGKCTKQGLPGAQETHFGDDKLEDLAEANPFSFKEFLKTKNLSLSGDDTANDRIYSKEATRHSLGLGRNSPTSQTMGYGLEYQQPFFEDPTGAGDLLDEDTDEGEDGGWDGAYLPSAVEQTRSSGVAASTSPCSTYVSFFSAASEPVAPKTLPPWTRSDSDSRASPVGSPGTDFAAHGESLGDRHLRTLQISYEALKDENCKLRRKLTEVQSFSETQTEMVRTLERKLEAKMIKEESDYHDLESVVQQVEQNLELMTKRAVKAENHVMKLKQEISLLQAQVSNFKRENEALRSGQGASLTVVKQNTDVALQNLRVVMNNAHSSIKQLVSGAETLNLVAEILKSIDRISEIKDEEES; encoded by the exons ATGGCGGGCTTTGCGCGCCGCCCGGGCGTCCCCCCGCTGTCGCGAGCCCGGAGCCTCGTCATTCCGGACG CTCCGGCGTTCTATGAGCGCCGCTCCTGGCTCCCCCAGCTAGACTGTGAGCGCCCCCGTGGCGGGGGCCTGGACCCCCACCTCTTCGGCATTCGGCCGACGTTTATGTGCTATGTGCCCAGCCCGGTGCTAGCTTCCGTGGGAGACACAG ATTTTGGCTACGGAAAGGGGAAGTGTACTAAGCAAGGTCTGCCAGGAGcccaagagacacattttggag ATGATAAACTTGAAGATCTTGCAGAGGCCAATCCATTCTCCTTTAAAGAGTTTCTGAAAACCAAGAACCTCAGCCTGTCAGGAGACGATACAGCCAACGACAGGATTTATTCAAAG GAAGCCACGAGACACTCACTGGGGCTTGGCCGCAACTCCCCGACCTCCCAGACCATGGGGTATGGCTTAGAATATCAGCAGCCGTTTTTTGAAGACCCTACGGGGGCTGGTGATCTTCTGGACGAGGACACAGACGAGGGTGAGGACGGCGGCTGGGACGGGGCGTACCTGCCCTCCGCTGTGGAGCAGACCCGCTCCTCCGGGGTCGCCGCCAGCACATCACCCTGCAGCACGTACGTCTCCTTCTTCTCTGCTGCGTCGGAGCCGGTGGCGCCCAAGACACTGCCCCCGTGGACACGGAGCGACTCTGACTCTCGTGCCTCTCCGGTGGGGAGCCCCGGCACAGACTTCGCAGCCCACGGAGAGTCTCTGGGAGACAGGCACTTGCGGACACTGCAGATAAGCTACGAAGCA ctaaaagatgaaaattgtaagcTGAGAAGAAAGCTGACTGAGGTTCAGAGCTTCTCTGAGACTCAAACAGAAAT GGTGAGGACATTGGAGCGGAAGCTGGAAGCCAAAATGATCAAGGAGGAAAGTGACTACCACGATCTGGAGTCAGTGGTGCAGCAGGTGGAGCAGAACCTGGAGCTGATGACG aAACGGGCTGTGAAGGCAGAAAACCATGTCATGAAGCTGAAACAGGAGATCAGCTTGCTCCAG GCACAGGTCTCTAACTTCAAGCGTGAGAATGAAGCCTTGCGGTCTGGCCAGGGCGCCAGCCTGACGGTGGTGAAGCAGAACACCGACGTGGCCTTGCAGAACCTCCGCGTCGTCATGAACAATGCCCACTCCTCAATAAA GCAGCTGGTTTCTGGAGCTGAAACGTTGAATCTTGTTGCTGAAATCCTTAAATCTATAGACAGAATTTCTGAAATTAAAGATGAGGAGGAGTCTTGA
- the ENTR1 gene encoding endosome-associated-trafficking regulator 1 isoform X6: MAGFARRPGVPPLSRARSLVIPDGERPGAPAPPGRAADDKLEDLAEANPFSFKEFLKTKNLSLSGDDTANDRIYSKEATRHSLGLGRNSPTSQTMGYGLEYQQPFFEDPTGAGDLLDEDTDEGEDGGWDGAYLPSAVEQTRSSGVAASTSPCSTYVSFFSAASEPVAPKTLPPWTRSDSDSRASPVGSPGTDFAAHGESLGDRHLRTLQISYEALKDENCKLRRKLTEVQSFSETQTEMVRTLERKLEAKMIKEESDYHDLESVVQQVEQNLELMTKRAVKAENHVMKLKQEISLLQAQVSNFKRENEALRSGQGASLTVVKQNTDVALQNLRVVMNNAHSSIKQLVSGAETLNLVAEILKSIDRISEIKDEEES, from the exons ATGGCGGGCTTTGCGCGCCGCCCGGGCGTCCCCCCGCTGTCGCGAGCCCGGAGCCTCGTCATTCCGGACGGTGAGCGGCCgggcgcccccgccccgccgggcCGGGCGGCAG ATGATAAACTTGAAGATCTTGCAGAGGCCAATCCATTCTCCTTTAAAGAGTTTCTGAAAACCAAGAACCTCAGCCTGTCAGGAGACGATACAGCCAACGACAGGATTTATTCAAAG GAAGCCACGAGACACTCACTGGGGCTTGGCCGCAACTCCCCGACCTCCCAGACCATGGGGTATGGCTTAGAATATCAGCAGCCGTTTTTTGAAGACCCTACGGGGGCTGGTGATCTTCTGGACGAGGACACAGACGAGGGTGAGGACGGCGGCTGGGACGGGGCGTACCTGCCCTCCGCTGTGGAGCAGACCCGCTCCTCCGGGGTCGCCGCCAGCACATCACCCTGCAGCACGTACGTCTCCTTCTTCTCTGCTGCGTCGGAGCCGGTGGCGCCCAAGACACTGCCCCCGTGGACACGGAGCGACTCTGACTCTCGTGCCTCTCCGGTGGGGAGCCCCGGCACAGACTTCGCAGCCCACGGAGAGTCTCTGGGAGACAGGCACTTGCGGACACTGCAGATAAGCTACGAAGCA ctaaaagatgaaaattgtaagcTGAGAAGAAAGCTGACTGAGGTTCAGAGCTTCTCTGAGACTCAAACAGAAAT GGTGAGGACATTGGAGCGGAAGCTGGAAGCCAAAATGATCAAGGAGGAAAGTGACTACCACGATCTGGAGTCAGTGGTGCAGCAGGTGGAGCAGAACCTGGAGCTGATGACG aAACGGGCTGTGAAGGCAGAAAACCATGTCATGAAGCTGAAACAGGAGATCAGCTTGCTCCAG GCACAGGTCTCTAACTTCAAGCGTGAGAATGAAGCCTTGCGGTCTGGCCAGGGCGCCAGCCTGACGGTGGTGAAGCAGAACACCGACGTGGCCTTGCAGAACCTCCGCGTCGTCATGAACAATGCCCACTCCTCAATAAA GCAGCTGGTTTCTGGAGCTGAAACGTTGAATCTTGTTGCTGAAATCCTTAAATCTATAGACAGAATTTCTGAAATTAAAGATGAGGAGGAGTCTTGA
- the ENTR1 gene encoding endosome-associated-trafficking regulator 1 isoform X5 — MAGFARRPGVPPLSRARSLVIPDGERPGAPAPPGRAADFGYGKGKCTKQGLPGAQETHFGDDKLEDLAEANPFSFKEFLKTKNLSLSGDDTANDRIYSKEATRHSLGLGRNSPTSQTMGYGLEYQQPFFEDPTGAGDLLDEDTDEGEDGGWDGAYLPSAVEQTRSSGVAASTSPCSTYVSFFSAASEPVAPKTLPPWTRSDSDSRASPVGSPGTDFAAHGESLGDRHLRTLQISYEALKDENCKLRRKLTEVQSFSETQTEMVRTLERKLEAKMIKEESDYHDLESVVQQVEQNLELMTKRAVKAENHVMKLKQEISLLQAQVSNFKRENEALRSGQGASLTVVKQNTDVALQNLRVVMNNAHSSIKQLVSGAETLNLVAEILKSIDRISEIKDEEES, encoded by the exons ATGGCGGGCTTTGCGCGCCGCCCGGGCGTCCCCCCGCTGTCGCGAGCCCGGAGCCTCGTCATTCCGGACGGTGAGCGGCCgggcgcccccgccccgccgggcCGGGCGGCAG ATTTTGGCTACGGAAAGGGGAAGTGTACTAAGCAAGGTCTGCCAGGAGcccaagagacacattttggag ATGATAAACTTGAAGATCTTGCAGAGGCCAATCCATTCTCCTTTAAAGAGTTTCTGAAAACCAAGAACCTCAGCCTGTCAGGAGACGATACAGCCAACGACAGGATTTATTCAAAG GAAGCCACGAGACACTCACTGGGGCTTGGCCGCAACTCCCCGACCTCCCAGACCATGGGGTATGGCTTAGAATATCAGCAGCCGTTTTTTGAAGACCCTACGGGGGCTGGTGATCTTCTGGACGAGGACACAGACGAGGGTGAGGACGGCGGCTGGGACGGGGCGTACCTGCCCTCCGCTGTGGAGCAGACCCGCTCCTCCGGGGTCGCCGCCAGCACATCACCCTGCAGCACGTACGTCTCCTTCTTCTCTGCTGCGTCGGAGCCGGTGGCGCCCAAGACACTGCCCCCGTGGACACGGAGCGACTCTGACTCTCGTGCCTCTCCGGTGGGGAGCCCCGGCACAGACTTCGCAGCCCACGGAGAGTCTCTGGGAGACAGGCACTTGCGGACACTGCAGATAAGCTACGAAGCA ctaaaagatgaaaattgtaagcTGAGAAGAAAGCTGACTGAGGTTCAGAGCTTCTCTGAGACTCAAACAGAAAT GGTGAGGACATTGGAGCGGAAGCTGGAAGCCAAAATGATCAAGGAGGAAAGTGACTACCACGATCTGGAGTCAGTGGTGCAGCAGGTGGAGCAGAACCTGGAGCTGATGACG aAACGGGCTGTGAAGGCAGAAAACCATGTCATGAAGCTGAAACAGGAGATCAGCTTGCTCCAG GCACAGGTCTCTAACTTCAAGCGTGAGAATGAAGCCTTGCGGTCTGGCCAGGGCGCCAGCCTGACGGTGGTGAAGCAGAACACCGACGTGGCCTTGCAGAACCTCCGCGTCGTCATGAACAATGCCCACTCCTCAATAAA GCAGCTGGTTTCTGGAGCTGAAACGTTGAATCTTGTTGCTGAAATCCTTAAATCTATAGACAGAATTTCTGAAATTAAAGATGAGGAGGAGTCTTGA
- the ENTR1 gene encoding endosome-associated-trafficking regulator 1 isoform X3, with amino-acid sequence MAGFARRPGVPPLSRARSLVIPDAAPAFYERRSWLPQLDCERPRGGGLDPHLFGIRPTFMCYVPSPVLASVGDTDDKLEDLAEANPFSFKEFLKTKNLSLSGDDTANDRIYSKEATRHSLGLGRNSPTSQTMGYGLEYQQPFFEDPTGAGDLLDEDTDEGEDGGWDGAYLPSAVEQTRSSGVAASTSPCSTYVSFFSAASEPVAPKTLPPWTRSDSDSRASPVGSPGTDFAAHGESLGDRHLRTLQISYEALKDENCKLRRKLTEVQSFSETQTEMVRTLERKLEAKMIKEESDYHDLESVVQQVEQNLELMTKRAVKAENHVMKLKQEISLLQAQVSNFKRENEALRSGQGASLTVVKQNTDVALQNLRVVMNNAHSSIKQLVSGAETLNLVAEILKSIDRISEIKDEEES; translated from the exons ATGGCGGGCTTTGCGCGCCGCCCGGGCGTCCCCCCGCTGTCGCGAGCCCGGAGCCTCGTCATTCCGGACG CAGCTCCGGCGTTCTATGAGCGCCGCTCCTGGCTCCCCCAGCTAGACTGTGAGCGCCCCCGTGGCGGGGGCCTGGACCCCCACCTCTTCGGCATTCGGCCGACGTTTATGTGCTATGTGCCCAGCCCGGTGCTAGCTTCCGTGGGAGACACAG ATGATAAACTTGAAGATCTTGCAGAGGCCAATCCATTCTCCTTTAAAGAGTTTCTGAAAACCAAGAACCTCAGCCTGTCAGGAGACGATACAGCCAACGACAGGATTTATTCAAAG GAAGCCACGAGACACTCACTGGGGCTTGGCCGCAACTCCCCGACCTCCCAGACCATGGGGTATGGCTTAGAATATCAGCAGCCGTTTTTTGAAGACCCTACGGGGGCTGGTGATCTTCTGGACGAGGACACAGACGAGGGTGAGGACGGCGGCTGGGACGGGGCGTACCTGCCCTCCGCTGTGGAGCAGACCCGCTCCTCCGGGGTCGCCGCCAGCACATCACCCTGCAGCACGTACGTCTCCTTCTTCTCTGCTGCGTCGGAGCCGGTGGCGCCCAAGACACTGCCCCCGTGGACACGGAGCGACTCTGACTCTCGTGCCTCTCCGGTGGGGAGCCCCGGCACAGACTTCGCAGCCCACGGAGAGTCTCTGGGAGACAGGCACTTGCGGACACTGCAGATAAGCTACGAAGCA ctaaaagatgaaaattgtaagcTGAGAAGAAAGCTGACTGAGGTTCAGAGCTTCTCTGAGACTCAAACAGAAAT GGTGAGGACATTGGAGCGGAAGCTGGAAGCCAAAATGATCAAGGAGGAAAGTGACTACCACGATCTGGAGTCAGTGGTGCAGCAGGTGGAGCAGAACCTGGAGCTGATGACG aAACGGGCTGTGAAGGCAGAAAACCATGTCATGAAGCTGAAACAGGAGATCAGCTTGCTCCAG GCACAGGTCTCTAACTTCAAGCGTGAGAATGAAGCCTTGCGGTCTGGCCAGGGCGCCAGCCTGACGGTGGTGAAGCAGAACACCGACGTGGCCTTGCAGAACCTCCGCGTCGTCATGAACAATGCCCACTCCTCAATAAA GCAGCTGGTTTCTGGAGCTGAAACGTTGAATCTTGTTGCTGAAATCCTTAAATCTATAGACAGAATTTCTGAAATTAAAGATGAGGAGGAGTCTTGA